The following are from one region of the Aquirufa lenticrescens genome:
- a CDS encoding GNAT family protein → MSTIYTHQLFTKTAELPDNWDQVAQSCIFLQKCYLQILEESSPENMLNTFLGIFEGEKLMATALIQEIDLALLPSFGERDHAIKTALRNILFKQFASKLLLVGNNMLSGQNAYTCLPDADESKVIEKLREVVEFWPKKNHLTIFKDFTESQIQAFQIPAFQTDFPFSSQPNMVFEIKSIWQKEEDYVADLSKKYRDQFKRCRKKGAEISTKELNYEEILQAEETIYDLYLHVAKNAPFNTFILPKKHFSSFKKHLGSEFILRGYYLKNQLVGFTTVIRHGKELETYFLGYDEKIQREKMLYLNMLYDLINCGIIQGFERIILGRTALEIKSSIGAKAVRLKGLMRHRFGMIHTNLSWIFPLLEPATTWIERHPYKD, encoded by the coding sequence TTGAGTACAATTTACACCCATCAACTTTTCACGAAAACAGCCGAATTACCCGATAACTGGGATCAGGTAGCTCAATCTTGTATTTTTTTACAGAAATGCTACTTGCAAATTTTGGAAGAATCATCACCTGAAAATATGCTAAATACATTTCTTGGCATTTTTGAAGGGGAGAAACTGATGGCTACGGCTTTAATTCAAGAAATTGACCTTGCCCTTTTACCGAGTTTTGGAGAGAGAGATCATGCGATAAAAACGGCTCTTAGAAATATTTTATTTAAACAGTTTGCCTCCAAATTATTGCTTGTTGGAAACAACATGTTAAGCGGTCAAAATGCGTATACCTGTTTACCGGATGCGGATGAATCAAAGGTGATTGAAAAGCTTCGGGAGGTTGTTGAATTTTGGCCAAAAAAAAATCACTTAACTATATTTAAAGATTTTACGGAGAGCCAAATCCAAGCGTTTCAAATCCCTGCCTTTCAAACAGACTTCCCATTCAGCTCTCAACCCAATATGGTTTTTGAAATAAAATCAATTTGGCAAAAGGAAGAAGATTATGTGGCAGACTTATCTAAAAAATACCGGGATCAATTTAAGCGCTGTCGTAAAAAAGGAGCTGAAATTAGCACGAAAGAGCTGAATTATGAGGAAATTTTGCAGGCAGAAGAAACGATTTATGATCTCTACCTGCATGTGGCAAAAAATGCCCCATTTAACACCTTTATTTTACCCAAAAAACACTTTTCTAGCTTCAAAAAACACCTAGGATCTGAATTTATATTGCGCGGATATTACCTTAAAAATCAATTAGTTGGATTCACAACTGTCATTCGGCATGGCAAAGAATTAGAAACCTATTTCCTTGGATACGATGAAAAAATACAGCGCGAAAAAATGCTGTACTTAAACATGCTTTATGACCTCATTAATTGCGGTATCATACAAGGATTTGAACGTATTATTCTGGGGAGAACTGCCCTTGAAATTAAAAGCTCCATTGGGGCAAAAGCAGTACGACTAAAGGGTCTAATGCGGCACCGTTTTGGCATGATACATACTAACCTATCCTGGATTTTCCCACTTCTAGAACCTGCTACCACCTGGATAGAGCGACATCCCTACAAGGATTAG
- the hflX gene encoding GTPase HflX: MKNNVVHSTDEEQETAVLVAVTSQKQNAEQTAEYLAELAFLASTSGVITLHSFTQNLAKPDNKTYVGKGKFEDIMAYVIEKDVDMLIFDDDLSPSQVRNIEFNIQEYGKEVKVLDRSLLILNIFAQRAQTVQARTQVELAQYQYMLPRLTRMWSHLSKQRGGVGMRGPGEKELETDRRIANDRIAFLKDKLEAIDKQSYTQRKNRDRMVRVSLVGYTNVGKSTLMQKLAKTDVFAENKLFATVDSTVRKVVWEGIPFLLTDTVGFIRKLPTLLIESFKSTLDEVREADVLLHVVDISHPNFEEQIEVVQGILNEMGVGDKPTILVFNKIDLFPVEDIFFEGTEVGIDGEPELSKMDRVTAFLKRTHWKTNTPKTVFISAEQRSNLAELRETIMDMLKDKHMQIFPNWLEGNHLMGHSDGYNPEGE; encoded by the coding sequence ATGAAAAATAACGTAGTACATAGTACGGATGAGGAACAAGAAACCGCAGTTTTAGTCGCAGTTACCTCCCAAAAGCAAAACGCCGAACAAACGGCCGAATACCTCGCGGAATTAGCTTTTCTAGCCTCTACCTCGGGTGTGATAACGCTACACAGTTTTACCCAAAACTTAGCGAAACCAGACAACAAGACCTATGTAGGTAAAGGAAAATTTGAAGATATTATGGCTTACGTCATCGAAAAAGACGTGGACATGCTCATCTTTGACGACGACCTAAGTCCTTCACAGGTCCGCAACATTGAATTTAACATTCAGGAATACGGCAAAGAGGTCAAAGTTCTCGATCGCAGTTTGTTGATCTTGAATATTTTCGCCCAAAGAGCCCAAACCGTTCAAGCCCGCACCCAAGTAGAACTCGCACAATACCAATACATGTTGCCGCGACTTACCCGCATGTGGTCTCACCTTTCCAAACAACGTGGTGGCGTAGGTATGCGTGGTCCAGGTGAAAAGGAATTAGAAACGGATAGACGTATTGCAAACGACCGAATTGCCTTCTTAAAGGACAAATTAGAGGCTATTGACAAACAATCCTACACCCAGCGCAAAAACCGTGACCGAATGGTTCGGGTTTCCCTAGTTGGTTACACGAACGTAGGCAAGTCTACTTTAATGCAAAAACTAGCTAAAACAGACGTTTTCGCTGAAAATAAATTGTTTGCCACAGTAGATTCCACGGTCCGCAAAGTGGTTTGGGAGGGTATTCCCTTCTTATTAACGGATACCGTAGGTTTCATTCGCAAACTCCCTACCCTCTTGATCGAATCCTTCAAATCGACCTTAGATGAGGTACGTGAGGCGGATGTCTTATTACACGTGGTAGATATTTCCCACCCGAATTTTGAGGAACAAATCGAAGTCGTTCAAGGTATCTTAAATGAAATGGGTGTGGGTGATAAACCCACCATCTTAGTCTTCAATAAAATCGACCTTTTCCCTGTCGAAGATATTTTCTTTGAAGGAACCGAAGTAGGTATAGACGGCGAACCAGAATTGAGTAAAATGGATCGAGTAACGGCCTTTTTAAAACGTACACACTGGAAAACCAACACCCCTAAAACCGTTTTCATCTCAGCAGAACAACGCAGTAATTTAGCAGAACTTCGCGAGACGATTATGGACATGTTGAAAGATAAGCACATGCAGATTTTCCCTAACTGGCTGGAAGGTAACCACTTGATGGGGCATAGTGATGGGTATAATCCAGAGGGAGAGTAG
- the atpG gene encoding ATP synthase F1 subunit gamma, translating to MASLKEVRNRIVSVNSTQQITKAMKMVSAAKLRRAQDAIHQMRPYAKKLAEMIATVSAQTEAGAENPFTEVREIKNALIIVVTSDRGLCGAFNANVGKATMALVQEKYADLHAAGQVEILALGKKGGEYLSRRGYKVNEAHADIFTRLNFNNVREIGEVVLNAFTEKQFDVVEVLFNYSKNVATQIIQTEQLLPLVASESGEKASSVDYIFEPSEEEIISELIPKSIKLSIFRALLESNSSEHGARMTAMDKATENAGELIKALKLEYNRSRQAAITKEILEIVGGAEALNA from the coding sequence ATGGCTTCCTTAAAAGAAGTAAGAAATAGAATTGTATCTGTCAACTCGACGCAGCAAATCACCAAAGCCATGAAAATGGTTTCGGCAGCGAAGTTGCGTCGTGCCCAAGATGCAATACACCAAATGCGTCCTTATGCTAAGAAATTAGCGGAAATGATCGCAACCGTTTCTGCTCAAACAGAGGCAGGTGCTGAGAATCCTTTCACTGAGGTGCGTGAAATTAAGAATGCATTAATCATCGTAGTAACGTCTGATCGTGGCCTTTGCGGCGCATTCAATGCGAACGTAGGTAAAGCGACCATGGCTTTAGTACAAGAAAAATATGCTGACTTGCACGCAGCTGGCCAAGTAGAGATATTAGCTCTTGGTAAAAAAGGGGGTGAGTATTTATCACGTCGTGGGTACAAAGTGAATGAAGCTCATGCAGACATCTTCACTCGATTGAACTTCAATAACGTTCGCGAGATTGGTGAAGTGGTTTTAAATGCCTTCACAGAGAAACAATTCGATGTAGTAGAGGTTCTTTTCAACTATTCGAAAAACGTAGCGACACAAATCATTCAAACAGAGCAATTACTTCCTTTAGTAGCCTCAGAATCAGGTGAAAAGGCAAGTTCAGTGGATTACATTTTTGAACCATCTGAAGAAGAAATTATTTCTGAATTAATTCCAAAGTCAATCAAATTATCCATCTTCCGTGCCTTACTAGAATCTAATTCATCAGAACACGGTGCTCGTATGACGGCAATGGATAAAGCAACCGAGAACGCTGGGGAATTAATTAAAGCATTGAAATTAGAGTACAACCGTTCACGTCAAGCAGCCATTACGAAGGAAATCTTAGAGATCGTAGGAGGTGCAGAAGCGTTAAACGCATAA